CACAAATAATTGCCCATCCGTCTTACCATTGGTTGGATCGATGCTCTAACCGGCAAAGTCATCGGGGAAGAAGCTGAACTGGCAGGGGAGCTCGTCAAGGTGTCCCGCCAATAAATGACGTAACAGCGGATTTGCTCTCGCAGCAATATCGGCTGTTTTTTGGTGCGCCTAGCATGGGCGTCGTTGTTCACTGAAAAGTCCAGTCCTAGTATTTCAAGGCACCGAATGATTTGGATGATATAGTTTATTCCTATTAACATTATTAATACTATATATTAGTCCAATAGAGGAAGTGGCCTTATTATGTAATTAAACTGCGGACGTCTAAATTTCGGTTTTGCAGAGGCAACATAATAGGGGAGGAACGATATCATGTCGATTTATGATTTTCAAGTCACCTCAATTAATGGAAAGCTGGTTGAATTGTCAGCTTACCGAGGGAAAGTTCTCCTCATAGTCAACACTGCCAGTAGGTGCAGCTATTCTCGTCAATTCGCTGGTCTTCAAAAGCTTTATGAAAGTTACCATGAGCAGGGGTTTGAAATACTTGGGTTTCCTTGTAACCAATTCAACGAGAAAGAGCCAGGGAACAACTCGGAAGTGCGGGAATATTGTGAGAGCAACTTTGGAGTGACCTTTCCGTTATTTGAGAAAATGGAGGTTAGAGGTCAGACTGCTCATCCATTATTTCAATTTTTAACAGAGCAAGCGCCATTTCAAGGTTTCGATACTCAGACCTCGGACGGTCAATGGATGCAGAGCTTTCTGCAAGAAAAGTATCCTGACATATACGCTGGTGTTGAGATCAAGTGGAATTTCACAAAGTTTTTGATCGAACGGAACGGTCATGTATACGGAAGATACGAAACAACGACGGAACCATTGGAAATAGTGCCAGTAATTAAATCACTGCTTTTAAAGTAAATGAATATTTTCGGCCATTCAATTAAACATCCCTGTAAAGGCTAAGAAATGGCCTTTGCCAAAAAAAGAAGAACTAACGAAGACGTTAGTTCATTCATAGGCCGAAACAGCAGCGGTAGTCTAAGACTTTATTTTTCACATCTTAGTCCGCCGCTGTTTCTTTTATTGAACCGGTCTTAAACTTATTTTGCGAAGGCTGCCGAATATATATTTGAAAAACCGCGTTAGATCAATAACCCCAGACTAAAACGTTATTTTCATTACACGAGTACACTTGTGTTGATATGCTGTTCAAACAAGTCTTGTAGCGTAAGTGCGACGGGTCCTGGCTGTCCGTTTCCGACAGCGACGCCATCTACCGAGATGAGCGGCATGATTTCCGCGGTCGTGCTGGTGAGGAATATTTCATTGGCTTGCTTCAAGAAAGCAATGTCGAATGCTTCTTCATGGACAGTGATGCCATTGTCTCGAGCCAAATCAATGACCACTTGCCGAGTAATTCCGTGCAGGATCAGATTGTCAGCCGGATGCGTATACAGCTCGCCATTTTTCACGACGAACAAATTGGAAGAGCTGCACTCTGTGATGATGCCGTTGCGGTGCAAAATTGATTCTTGGGCACCTGCATCCTTTGCGTATTGTTTGACGAGAACAGCTCCCAGCAAATTGAGCGTTTTGATATCGCAACGCAGCCAGCGAATATCTTCGACGAGCTGAGCTGTCCAGCCTTTCTTCATATCAGCAACAGGGCGGTCCTTGCGACGGACAAAGCCCATAATCACAGGCTGGATTCCAGACGGAATATCGTGTACACGCGGAGCGGTGCCACGAGATACTTGCAAGTAAAGACTGGCGTCGTCATTCTCCGTGATGTTGTTCTTGGCGATTAGCTGATTTGCTAAGTCTGTCAGCTCTTCTGCGTTCCATGGGAGCTCCATTTTTATTTCTTTGGCACTCCGAAATAATCGGGTAAGATGACCATCCCATTGGTACATGCGCCCCTTATAAATGCGTACTACTTCATAGATGCCATCCCCAAAGTTATAACCGCGGTCTTCTGGATGAACTGCGACTTGGCCTTCTTCTACCCATTTTCCATCTACATATAGCATGGTGCTTCCCCCTCAATGGATTCCAATCCGTTTCTTTCAAACGGTTTTTTGTTGATTCCACCTTAGCAAAAGGCAAGGACATCGGTCAATTTGAAAGTCGCCTTTTCTTTATCAATAATTTTACGGAGTAAAGCCTCTTTCTATTAAGAATTCATATGGAAGGAAGTCATGCGAAAAATCGACGTTTTGGGCAGAAGAAAGCGAAAGCTGTCCAGGGATGGCGCAGGATGAAGTTATTTGACTAACTATTCTGACTAGACTCGGTTTGTCGTAAACACCCATAATAAATAGCAAAGAGCGAAGGAAAGGGAGAATGCCATGCGATCTGTCCGTCATTATGCGCTATGTGCCCTGCTTGTCTGTGGAACGATATTGCCGATACCTTTCCTTTCCCATCGTGTTCATGCAGAAGAAGCTCAAGATTGGATCGATCGTGAACGCTTGTACAGCCATGTCGAGCAATTGGCGAGAACAGCCCGTCCACCTGCTACTGAAACGGAATTTGCGGCAGCGGTCTATGTGGAAAATACACTTCAATCTTACGGCTATAAGACCAAGCTCGATCCATTTTCTTATTATACGTACCGAAATCCTACTACTCTATCACTGACAATGGAAGAATGGCCGGGTCAAAAATGGACAGTAAGTGGATTTACTTTTGGGATCAATGGAACCGCAACAGCACAAGTGGTGGATGCAGGATTGGGAAGGGCGGTTGATTTTGCGAATGATGCCTCCCGGGGAAAAATTGCCTTGGTCAAGCGGGGCGATATTTCGTTCGGAGAAAAAGTACGCCAAGCAGCGGCTGCAGGAGCCGTTGGTCTGATTATCTGGAATGATCGGGAGGAAGGTTGGAATGCTTCACTGGGCGAACCCTTGGATATCGCTGTTCCTGTAATCGCTTTGTCCAAAGCGGATGGTACGAAGCTCCAAAAACGCATCTTGGACAAGCAGCCCGTGAAGGGAACCGTCAAGGTAGAAGGAGCCGTAACGACCAAGCAAACCTCGTATAATATCGTGGCAAGCCGAAAGCCTAATCAAAATGACACCGGGCAGGTCGTTATGGTATCCGCTCACCATGATTCCGCCGGGTTATCAGCCGGGGCAAATCACAATGGCTCTGGTGTAGCTGCCTTACTTGAGATAGCGCGTAATATCGCTGACAAGCCGATTGATACGGAAGTGAGGTTCGTTAGCTTTGGCGCGGCTACTTCGGGAAGCAGAGGTCCGATTGCTTATGCAAATGCCTTATCAGCCAAAGACCGACAAGCTATGATTGCAGCCTTTTATATCGAAGGGGTGGGCAGTCAAAAGGCGGAACTCGTTGCAACCAATTCGCAGGGAAACGAAAATCTGCCAACCCAACTCCTGAGAGCAGCAGGGGTGTCTCCAACAGATAAGGATGGGAAACGTGAACGAAACGGTGCAGCGGACTCTTTAGCCGCCGCGGGTATTCCTACGGCACTTGTGACGAGTGCAGGGATGGGACAAACAACAGATGACTCCATCGCGCAGATTGATTGGGCACAAATCGCAACGGCGACAAAGGCGGTTCTTTCAGCGATTGACAAAATTACAGAGCAAACAACGCCAGCTTATCCGATCGGTTCTCCAAATGGGGGACAGCGGAGAGCGGAAAGTGAGTCTTTGCAGTAAACAGTAAACGTTTCCTTCGGGGGACGTTTTTCGTTTGTGGTAAAATGAGGGAGAGTAACCATGTATAGAGGAGGCCTACATGACGATGAGTCCTTTAAATATTTTGGTGTTTATTCTTTTTTTCTTGGTAGTGGTCGGAATATTGAATTGGCTCCTATAATGGCGAAAAAAAGTGGCCAAGATTCTGTCTTGACCACAGGAGCTACGAGTAAACAATCCATGTCAATTTTGGTGCTTCCAAACGTACCAGCCCATTAAGAACATGCCGCAATAGGTCGCTGCACTGGCGATTGCAGACATACTCCACGGAACAACGAGTGTAAGGACAGAGAATACAAAGACGGTAAGCAGCATGACGACAATGAGTGGCAGCATTTGTAGATGTTGACGTGTCGCAATTGGATGTGTCAACGAATAGAGGAGGGCTGCGACAATGACTCCACCATGCACGAGTGAGAGGATAGCGAGAAGCCAATCGCCACCCGGTATCATTTGCACCAATATTTGTTTGATAGGCAATACAGAGGCGTGGGCATCATGCCAGTGGGCAAGAAGGATAGCTTGACCTGACATCGTGAACAAAAGAAAGATTCCAGCTCCGATCATTGCGCCCATCCGAACAGATTGCTCATGGGACGCATGTACTGCCAATGGTAGGGTCGTGGCCAAGCCGATGAGAAAATGCAAGGCAAGGAAAAATACGGCGTGAATCAGCCAGTTCACGTTCATTTGATAACCCAAGCTCGGTAGAGGCACATGGGATTGTGCACTGAAAATCAATCCGAATAATACTAAACCGATGGATAGAGATACGGCTGTTGCAGTGACAATCCATCTCCGACGATTTATGATAAAGAAGATGGCTGCAATGGTCAGAAGGATGAACCAAAGAGGAGAGACCCCCTCCAAGAGGAAATCTGCCTGTTGGCCAAGCATGACTCCTGTATACCCCAATAGCAGAATGTGGGTGATGACAGATAGGCTAGAAGCGAACGCTTCGCCACACAATACGTAGTACAGCTCGTACAGGGAGCGAATTTGCTTGCGATGGCAAAAGGTCAACAGCTGGACGCCGAACCAGCCGAGGCCAAGAGCCGCAAGTGCAATGCCTATTGTCCCCCAGGAACCGAAATAAGTAAAAAAGCGTAACCATTCATATCCACCCAAGTAGAATCCGCCTAACGCAGACCCTCCAAAAAGCACGGCGATACGCCAAGCGACTTTGTCCATAGGCATCATCCTCACTTGCAACTTGGTACAAGTGTATGAGACAAACAGGTACGTTCAGAACAGATGATATTAAATAAACATAAATGTTTACAAATTATACTTAATGGAATATAATGAGGAACATACCAGTATTTAGATTATCGATGGGGTGAAACCATGAAAATTGTAGGAATAGCCGGAAGCATGAATGCCAATTCTACGACAAAACAAGCGATTCATATTGTACTTGAAGCCGCGAAGGCTGCAGGTGCCGATGTTGAAATGATTCATCTGGCGGACTGGAAGCTGCCACTGTATGATGACCGTGATGATACCAGTACGTACCCTGAAATTGTCCATCAATTTGTCAAAGCGGTTTCTGAAGCAGATGGATTGGTAATCGGTTCGCCTGAATACCATGGCACGATGACAGGTGCTTTGAAAAATGCCATTGACTTCCTGGAAGGGCGCATTTTGCGTGATAAGCAAGTTGCCATCATTGGTGTCGCTGGCGGAAGTATGGGTGCTACGAACACGGTCAACACCTTGCAATTAATCATGCGCAACCTGCATGCATGGCCGTTGCCATCTAGCCCTTCCATCCCAAGTGCTTACAATGCCTTTACACCAGAAGGCAAGCTGAAGGATGAGCGATTGCAGGCGCGCATGGAGCAATTGGGTCAACAACTCGTACAATATGTCCAAATGATGAACCCAACACCAGAAAAACAGCTACGATAGGTACTTTTCTCTTGCAAATGCTTCTCATTACACGGTATCATATTTCTACGTGCCTTTTTTGGCTAGATGAAATAACGGTTTGGAAATGAGGGGTTCACAATGCCGCCGACGCCGAGTATGGAAGACTATTTGGAACGCATTTACAACTTAATTGAAGAAAAGGGCTATGCTCGTGTCTCCGATATTGCTGAAGCGTTGGAAGTACATCCCTCTTCGGTCACGAAAATGGTTCAGAAACTAGACAAAGACAAGTATCTCGTTTATGAAAAATACCGTGGGCTTGTCTTGACGGCAAAAGGGAAGAAAATCGGAAAACGCCTAGTAGACCGTCACAGTCTTCTGGAAGAATTTATGCGGATCATTGGCTTGGATGAAGAGCACATTTATCAGGATGTGGAAGGAATCGAGCACCACCTGAGCTGGGAATCGATTACATGTCTGGAGTATCTGGTTCAGTACTTCGAGGCAGATCCAAAGCGTATAGAAGAGCTTCGTAACATTCGTTTGTTAGATGAGCAAAAAGAGGAATAGTCCATATCGTTATCGTATTATAGCGCAAGCCGACCAGGCTTGCGTTTTTCTTTGTGGTAACGGAAAAGCTGTCGTCTTATACATGGAAAAGGGGAGGAATTTTAGGGAGGGGAACAACGTGAAAGCGGATGCAGTCTTTGAAGGTGGCGGTGTAAAAGGAATCGCTTTTATCGGTGCCTTGCGAGTCATGGAGGAGAATGGATACACATGGGAAAGGCTCGCTGGTACCTCGGCAGGGTCCATTGTTGCGGCTTTGCTCGCCGCAGGCTATTCCAGCCATGAGTTGAAACCGATCTTTGAAGAGCTGGATTACCTTCACTTTCTCAAACGCTCAGGGCTGGGCAAGCTCCCTCTCATCGGACCAATCTATGAACTCGTCGTGCGAGAAGGGATTTATCGAGCAGATCGAATTGAGTTGTTCATAGAGGAGTTGTTATTACGAAAAGGAGTACGAACATTCGGAGATCTTCCACCTGGTAAGCTGAAGATTGTCGCATCTGATGTCACTGACGGAAAAATGCTTATCTTTCCCGACGATTTGGTACGGTATGGTATAGAGCCCGATCAATTCCCTGTGGCACGAGCCGTTCGTATGTCTTCCTCCATTCCGTTTTTTTTTCAGCCAGCAAAGCTGACAAATGCTGGACATGTACATTACATCGTCGATGGCGCATTATTGAGCAACTACCCCGTTTGGTTGTTTGATGTACCGGGGACTCCGCGGTGGCCTACGATTGGTTTTCGTCTGAGTGATGATCAAGACAAGAGAGAAGCGACCAGCATCAAAGGTCTTTTTTCCTTCTCCCGGGGATTGCTGGCGACTATGCTCGATGCTCATGACCGTCTCCATGTGGAAAAGGCAAAAGCCGTCCGGACGATTTTTATCCATACATTAGGGGTGAGAACCACTCAATTTCAGCTGTCAAATGAAATCAGGCAACAATTGTTTGAATCAGGGGAGGGAGCGGCTCACAAATTTTTGGCACAATGGGATTTTGAAGATTACGTCAAAGTGTTTCGCAATCGTTCTCCGAAAATGCTGGTCTAATAAAAAACAGGTTGCCGATTCAGGCAACCTGTTCTTCTTTTTAGTGGGAGATATTATTTTGGGATTTTTCGTCTTGCTTCTCTTTTTGCTTCCCTTTGCTGCCTTCGATCACACGAAACGGATGATCTTTTCTAGGGGTAGTCGACTGCTTTTTCACTGCTTGCCGAGCGATGGAGGGCTTTTGCTTCACCTTGACCTTTGGCTGTCTAGGTTTGCCCGCTCCTGCGCCTTGTGAAAAGAAGGAGCCGGTTTGTAAATAGTTGCGCACGACCAAGAAAAGTACAACGGATAATCCCAAGATGACAATCGTACTGACAGGATCATTGATGAGAGTGATCAAAAATCCGTAAATCGCCAATACGATCACTATCAGAATCACTGGTGGAATGCGGCGTAACATAGGGCTTCACCTCTATGGGAATAAAAATGCCTCACGTTATCCGGTCGTAATCATTCTTTCCTGCACGTGCTTCTGATCAAGCTCCCGCATCTTCTGGAAGGAAGCGATGGCTACCTCGACTTGGCTGTCATCTGGTTCACGAGTTGTGATCTTTTGCAGCCACAATCCTGGATAACCAAGATAACGTAGGACGGGTACATCACGGAGCTTGTTTGTCCACTGCAAAACCTCATAAGAGACGCCGATTACCAGTGGCAAAAGAACAATGCGTTGTACGACCCTCTCCGTCAGGGAGTCATAACTGAACAGTGAGTAAATCACTACACCGACGAACACTGAGAAAATGAGAAAACTGCTCCCGCAACGATAATGCAGAGCGGAAAATTTTTGTACATTGGCTACTGTTAATTCTACCCCGGATTCGAATGCGTTAATCACTTTATGCTCGGCTCCGTGGTATTGAAAAAGCCTTTTAATCAACGGAGTTTGTGCAATCGCTGTAATGTAGCCGAGGAGGAGCAAAATTTTAAATCCGCCTTCAGCCAACGTTTGAGGAACGCCATCCGGTACCCATTTTCCGAGTAAAAAGTCTGCCAGGAAAACGGGAACGAGTGTGAATACGAATTTCCCGAACAAGAAGGAAAGTACCCCGACGACAGCAACACCTAGAATCATGGTGAGCTTCGATGGACTTTCAGAAACTTCTTCTCCAGACTCCATACTGTATTGTTCAGAGGCGAAGTTGAGATGTTTGGCCCCATTGGCGCTGGCTTCGACCAAACCAACAATCCCACGCAAAAACGGAATCTTTTTCAGCGTAGTAATCCATTTATATTCGGACCTAGGGGATTCAAAATACTCAATTTCATGATTTTTTTTGCGAACAGCCGTAACAGTCGTGGTTTTGCCACCGAACATAACTCCTTCGATGACGGCCTGACCGCCGTAGCTAGGTACGTTTTGTTGCGCCAATACAATCACCATCCTTACCACTATATTAACGGAAATGGCGACTTGAAGCTACAAGGAGTTCGCACTTTTCCAACAAATGTAAAGTGAAAGTGAAAAGCTTGGAGGAAGAGCATACTAGAGAACAGAGGTGATGGAAATGGAAATAAGCAAAACAGGACGGAGGCACAAGCAAGCACGCGTATCCCATACAGAGGAAGGAAGGAAAGGGAGTAAAAGAATCTCCGCTTCGAAGATTTTGGAGGTTGCATTCTGGGGAACGATCATTTGGGGGCTCGTTCGATGGATTGCTCACTTTTTGAACATGACCCCGTACGGAGTGGGGGCGTTTGCACGTCCTTTTATCAGCATCGAGGACGAAAATACGTTTGCGAGCGTGTGCCTTGGTGGTATTGTGCTGTTTGTTGAAACAGTCGTTGCTTCCTTTGTGTTTAGCCTGCTATTTAGCCGGATCCGTGCGTGGTGGTTGGGACTCGTATACGGGGCGGTCATGTTAGTGATAGCGGGTTTCTTCTTTCATATCGGAAATTGGGAAATAGCCACCTTAAGTACGGAAGGCGCTTGGTATTTGACGTTTGGTTTATTCATTGGGATGACAATTATGCTTGAACAATCAGACGAGAATCATGCATGGAATGAGTCCACAAGGTAGGAGGATTTCTCCGTTCCTTGTCAAAATGGATGTAACAATGTTCGAAATGTTGCTTTAGCGATTGTCTGCTTTGGATTCAGAACGGCTTGTGGTAAAATGTTTCATTAATAAAAAAACTTTTATGGGAAGAGGGATGGTCGATGACTTCCGTCTTGTTACTGAACGGGCCCAACCTGAATTTATTGGGGACAAGGGAACCGGATGTTTACGGAAGGGAAACGCTGGAGGATGTGGTGACAACCTTGAAGGGTGTCATGGATGAGTTGGGTGGAAAGCTTGAGCATCTCCAATCGAATCACGAAGGTGTCCTCATCGACGCGATTCATCAGGCGAGAGGCGTCCATGACGGCATCTTGATCAATCCAGGGGCATTCACCCATTACAGCTATGCGATCCGAGACGCATTGGCTAGCGTGGCTCTGCCGACGATTGAAGTACATATTTCCAATATTCATGCACGGGAACCATTTCGACATCACTCGGTCATCGCACCAATCGCGATTGGACAAGTTGTCGGGTTGGGGATCGATGGATATGAATGGGCGTTACGAGCGCTCGTCCGTAAAATTAAAAAAAAATAAAAGCTTTCAAAAAGGGGAAAAGGCTGCTATGAAACAACGTCTGGATAAATTGCGCGAAGCACTTGCACAAGTGGGAGCAGAGGCGTTTATTACCGAAAAAGCAGAGAATCGCTTCTACTTGAGTGGTTTCACCGGATCAACGGGATGGGTAATTGTCACTGAAACAGAGGCGTTTCTCGTCACTGACTTCCGCTATGTGGAACAAGCGCAAGAACAAGCACCTGATTTTACGGTGGTAAATAACGAGAGAAAAGCTGTTGAAGCGATGGCAAAGCTCCTGCAAGAAAAAGGGATCAAGCGTTTGGCATTCGAGAGCAGCGTGTCCTTTGGCACCTATCAGGAATGGAACAAAGGATTTGACGGAGTAGAGCTGGTGTCAACAAGCGGACTGCTTGAAAAAATCCGCATGTTTAAAGACGAATCCGAGATGGTTATCATTCGTGAAGCAGTTCGCATCGCGGAAGCAGCATTTACGCATATTCAAGGGTACATCAAGCCAGGTGTGTGTGAATCCGATGTTGCCTTGGAATTGGAATACTTCATGCGCAAGCAAGGAGCGTCAGGCTCTGCATTTGATATGATCGTAGCCTCAGGTGTGCGCGGTGCTCTGCCACATGGACGTGCGTCCGGGAAAGTGATTCAGGCAGGGGAAATGGTTACGCTCGACTTTGGTGCTGCATATCAGGGCTATCATTCTGATATCACACGCACGTTGTCTGTGGGAGAGCCAGACCCGAAAATGCGTGAAATCTACGAAATTGTTTTGCGAGCCCAGCTCGCAGGTTTAGAAGCACTGAAGCCAGGTGTCTCCGCAAAAGACGCTGACGCAGCAACAAGAGATATCATCACAGCAGCAGGCTATGGTGACGCATATGGACATAGCGCGGGTCATGGTCTCGGACTGGAAGTTCACGAGCTGCCAGGGCTGTCGACTGTAAGTACGTTCGTATTGGAGCCAGGTATGCTCGTAACGATGGAGCCAGGCATTTACGTCACAGGACTTGGTGGCGTTCGGATCGAAGACGATGTGTGGATTACAGCTGACGGTCATGAGAACCTGAACAAGTCCACGAAAGAGTTGCTCATTTTGCCTGTGTAATTTATACTTATTCTGTTATTGATTGATTTGGGAGGACTACCATGATCTCTGTAAACGATTTTCGTACCGGTTTGACAATCGAAGTGGATGGCAATATTTATACCGTGCTAGAATTCCAACACGTAAAACCAGGTAAAGGTGCGGCTTTCGTTCGCTCCAAACTGCGCAACCTGCGTAACGGCAACACGACGGAAATGACTTTCCGTGGCGGTGAAAAAGTTAACCCTGCCCGCATCGAATCCAGCACCATGCAATACCTGTATGCGAGCGGAGACGAGTACACTTTCATGAATACCGAGACTTATGAGCAAATGACGTTCACCCGCAACCAAATCGAGCGTGAACTGCGTTTCCTCAAGGAAAACATGAACGTGCAAATCATGCAGTACAACGGCGAAACAATCGGTATTCAATTGCCAAATACGGTTGAACTCGTTGTAACAGAATGTGAGCCAGGTGTAAAAGGTGACACTGCTTCCAACGTAACAAAGAAAGCAACCTTGGAAACTGGTTTCGTAGTAAACGTTCCTCTCTTCGTAGAAGAAGGAGAGCGTTTGATCATCGATACTCGTACGGAAGCATACGTTTCCCGCGCGTAAAAGTACAGATTACAAGAAAAAGCTGTGCCCATATGGGTGCAGCTTTTTTTATTTCCTTCTCCGATTGAAGTGGTATTGTAAAAATTATGCAATTGCACTACATTAATTGTACGAAGAAATAGAAAGTGGAGGGGGATGGCTTTGAGAACGGAACAAGAAATGATGAGCATGCTGATTGATTTCGCTAAAAAGGATGATCGAATCCGCTTGGTAACATTGGAAGGGTCACGCACGAACAGAAATATACCCGCTGATCCATTCCAAGATTATGATATTTCATATTTTGTAACTGAAATGGATTCATTCAAGGAAAATGATGAATGGCTCGATGCTTTTGGGAATCGGATTATGATGCAAAAACCAGAGGATATGGAGCTTTTTCCGTCCGAGCTAGGAAATTGGTTTTCCTATCTGATGCTATTTGAGGATGGGAATAAAGTAGATCTCACACTGATTCCGATAGACGAGACGGAGCAGTATTTCGCAGATAGCGACGGCCTTATTGAGGTTTTGCTGGATAAGGACGAGCTTATCCAACACGATGTGCTCCCTTCCGATCACCAATATTGGATCAAGAAACCAACTGCTAGAGAGTTTGACGACTGCTGCAACGAATTTTGGATGGTCTCTACTTACGTTGTCAAAGGTTTGGCGAGAAAAGAAATCCTGTTTGCGATTGACCATCTCAACGAAATCGCCCGACCGAATTTGCTCCGCATGATGGCTTGGCAAATCGGATGTGAGAAAGGGTTTACCTTTAGTGTCGGTAAAAACTACAAATTTATCGATCGCTATCTTCCAAAAGAAGATTGGGAAG
This genomic stretch from Brevibacillus brevis harbors:
- a CDS encoding glutathione peroxidase → MSIYDFQVTSINGKLVELSAYRGKVLLIVNTASRCSYSRQFAGLQKLYESYHEQGFEILGFPCNQFNEKEPGNNSEVREYCESNFGVTFPLFEKMEVRGQTAHPLFQFLTEQAPFQGFDTQTSDGQWMQSFLQEKYPDIYAGVEIKWNFTKFLIERNGHVYGRYETTTEPLEIVPVIKSLLLK
- the dat gene encoding D-amino-acid transaminase; protein product: MLYVDGKWVEEGQVAVHPEDRGYNFGDGIYEVVRIYKGRMYQWDGHLTRLFRSAKEIKMELPWNAEELTDLANQLIAKNNITENDDASLYLQVSRGTAPRVHDIPSGIQPVIMGFVRRKDRPVADMKKGWTAQLVEDIRWLRCDIKTLNLLGAVLVKQYAKDAGAQESILHRNGIITECSSSNLFVVKNGELYTHPADNLILHGITRQVVIDLARDNGITVHEEAFDIAFLKQANEIFLTSTTAEIMPLISVDGVAVGNGQPGPVALTLQDLFEQHINTSVLV
- a CDS encoding M28 family peptidase codes for the protein MRSVRHYALCALLVCGTILPIPFLSHRVHAEEAQDWIDRERLYSHVEQLARTARPPATETEFAAAVYVENTLQSYGYKTKLDPFSYYTYRNPTTLSLTMEEWPGQKWTVSGFTFGINGTATAQVVDAGLGRAVDFANDASRGKIALVKRGDISFGEKVRQAAAAGAVGLIIWNDREEGWNASLGEPLDIAVPVIALSKADGTKLQKRILDKQPVKGTVKVEGAVTTKQTSYNIVASRKPNQNDTGQVVMVSAHHDSAGLSAGANHNGSGVAALLEIARNIADKPIDTEVRFVSFGAATSGSRGPIAYANALSAKDRQAMIAAFYIEGVGSQKAELVATNSQGNENLPTQLLRAAGVSPTDKDGKRERNGAADSLAAAGIPTALVTSAGMGQTTDDSIAQIDWAQIATATKAVLSAIDKITEQTTPAYPIGSPNGGQRRAESESLQ
- a CDS encoding NADPH-dependent FMN reductase, coding for MKIVGIAGSMNANSTTKQAIHIVLEAAKAAGADVEMIHLADWKLPLYDDRDDTSTYPEIVHQFVKAVSEADGLVIGSPEYHGTMTGALKNAIDFLEGRILRDKQVAIIGVAGGSMGATNTVNTLQLIMRNLHAWPLPSSPSIPSAYNAFTPEGKLKDERLQARMEQLGQQLVQYVQMMNPTPEKQLR
- the mntR gene encoding transcriptional regulator MntR; amino-acid sequence: MPPTPSMEDYLERIYNLIEEKGYARVSDIAEALEVHPSSVTKMVQKLDKDKYLVYEKYRGLVLTAKGKKIGKRLVDRHSLLEEFMRIIGLDEEHIYQDVEGIEHHLSWESITCLEYLVQYFEADPKRIEELRNIRLLDEQKEE
- a CDS encoding patatin-like phospholipase family protein, whose translation is MKADAVFEGGGVKGIAFIGALRVMEENGYTWERLAGTSAGSIVAALLAAGYSSHELKPIFEELDYLHFLKRSGLGKLPLIGPIYELVVREGIYRADRIELFIEELLLRKGVRTFGDLPPGKLKIVASDVTDGKMLIFPDDLVRYGIEPDQFPVARAVRMSSSIPFFFQPAKLTNAGHVHYIVDGALLSNYPVWLFDVPGTPRWPTIGFRLSDDQDKREATSIKGLFSFSRGLLATMLDAHDRLHVEKAKAVRTIFIHTLGVRTTQFQLSNEIRQQLFESGEGAAHKFLAQWDFEDYVKVFRNRSPKMLV
- a CDS encoding DUF1385 domain-containing protein gives rise to the protein MVIVLAQQNVPSYGGQAVIEGVMFGGKTTTVTAVRKKNHEIEYFESPRSEYKWITTLKKIPFLRGIVGLVEASANGAKHLNFASEQYSMESGEEVSESPSKLTMILGVAVVGVLSFLFGKFVFTLVPVFLADFLLGKWVPDGVPQTLAEGGFKILLLLGYITAIAQTPLIKRLFQYHGAEHKVINAFESGVELTVANVQKFSALHYRCGSSFLIFSVFVGVVIYSLFSYDSLTERVVQRIVLLPLVIGVSYEVLQWTNKLRDVPVLRYLGYPGLWLQKITTREPDDSQVEVAIASFQKMRELDQKHVQERMITTG
- a CDS encoding YqhR family membrane protein, yielding MEISKTGRRHKQARVSHTEEGRKGSKRISASKILEVAFWGTIIWGLVRWIAHFLNMTPYGVGAFARPFISIEDENTFASVCLGGIVLFVETVVASFVFSLLFSRIRAWWLGLVYGAVMLVIAGFFFHIGNWEIATLSTEGAWYLTFGLFIGMTIMLEQSDENHAWNESTR
- the aroQ gene encoding type II 3-dehydroquinate dehydratase, with the protein product MTSVLLLNGPNLNLLGTREPDVYGRETLEDVVTTLKGVMDELGGKLEHLQSNHEGVLIDAIHQARGVHDGILINPGAFTHYSYAIRDALASVALPTIEVHISNIHAREPFRHHSVIAPIAIGQVVGLGIDGYEWALRALVRKIKKK
- a CDS encoding M24 family metallopeptidase gives rise to the protein MKQRLDKLREALAQVGAEAFITEKAENRFYLSGFTGSTGWVIVTETEAFLVTDFRYVEQAQEQAPDFTVVNNERKAVEAMAKLLQEKGIKRLAFESSVSFGTYQEWNKGFDGVELVSTSGLLEKIRMFKDESEMVIIREAVRIAEAAFTHIQGYIKPGVCESDVALELEYFMRKQGASGSAFDMIVASGVRGALPHGRASGKVIQAGEMVTLDFGAAYQGYHSDITRTLSVGEPDPKMREIYEIVLRAQLAGLEALKPGVSAKDADAATRDIITAAGYGDAYGHSAGHGLGLEVHELPGLSTVSTFVLEPGMLVTMEPGIYVTGLGGVRIEDDVWITADGHENLNKSTKELLILPV
- the efp gene encoding elongation factor P, with translation MISVNDFRTGLTIEVDGNIYTVLEFQHVKPGKGAAFVRSKLRNLRNGNTTEMTFRGGEKVNPARIESSTMQYLYASGDEYTFMNTETYEQMTFTRNQIERELRFLKENMNVQIMQYNGETIGIQLPNTVELVVTECEPGVKGDTASNVTKKATLETGFVVNVPLFVEEGERLIIDTRTEAYVSRA